The nucleotide window AGCGAGAAGGAACGCGCGGAGCACGTGATGCTGGTGGACCTGACCCGCAACGACCTGGGACGCATCAGCCGCTACGGCACCGTGCGCACCACGGAGCTCATGGTGGTGGAGCGGTACTCCCACGTGATGCACCTGGTGAGCACCGTCCAAGGTATCCTGCAGCCGGGCCGCGACGCCCTGGACGTGCTGCAGGCGGTCTTCCCGCACGGCACCGTGTCCGGGGCCCCCAAGGTGCGGGCCATGGAGATCATCGACGAACTGGAGCCCGTGGCCCGGGGGCCGTACGCGGGCGCGGTGGGCTACGTGGCCTTCTCGGGCGCCCTGGACACCTGCATCACCATCCGGACCCTGGTGGTACGGGACGGAGTGGCCTACGTGCAGGCCGGCGCGGGCATCGTGGCGGACTCGGATCCGGAGACAGAGTACCGGGAGTGCGTGAGCAAGGCCGAGGCCCTGGTGCGGGCGGTGGAGATGGCGTGCACGGGAGGCGTGGGATGATCCTGGTGGTGGACAACTACGACTCCTTCGCCTACAACCTCGTGCAGTACCTGGGCGAGCTCGGGGCGGAGGTGACGGTCTACCGGAACGACGCCATCTCCGTGGGGGAGATCGCACGCTTGCAGCCTGAAGCCATCGTGATCTCTCCCGGGCCCTGCACCCCCAACGAGGCGGGCGTCAGCAACGACGTGCTGCGGGAGCTGTCCGATCGGATCCCGGTCCTTGGGGTGTGCCTGGGGCATCAGTGCATCGGGCAGTGCTTTGGCGGGCGGGTGGGACTCGCCCCGCAGCCCGTGCACGGCAAGACCTCCCGCATCGTGCACGACGGCCGCACCATCTTCCGGGGCCTGCCCTCGCCCTTCGTGGCAACCCGCTACCACTCCCTGGTGGTGTACGAGGAGGGTCTGCCGGACGTGCTGGAGGTCAGCGCCCGGAACGAGGAGGGCCTCGTGATGGGACTGCGGCACCGCCACCGGCCGGTGGAGGGCGTGCAGTTCCATCCCGAATCCATCCTCACGGAGCACGGCAAGGCGCTGCTGGGTAACTTCCTGAGCCTTGTGCGCGACTGGCACCGCACGGGCAAATGGGGCGTGCCGGAGGGAGGAGGATGATCCAGGAGGCGATTCGGAAGACGGTGGAGGGCATCTCCCTCTCCGCGGAGGAAGCGGAGCGGGTCATGGGCGAGATCATGGACGGTGAGGCCACCCCGGCCCAGATCGCGGCCCTGGTGGTGGCCCTGCGCATGAAGGGCGAGACGGTGGAGGAGATGAGCGGCTTCGCTCGGGCCATGCGGGTGCGAGCGCAGCGCATCACGCCGCGTGTCTCCGTCCTGGTGGACACCTGCGGTACGGGCGGGGACGGGGCCCACACCTTCAACATCTCCACCACCACGGCCTTCGTGGTGGCGGGCTGCGGGGTGGCGGTGGCCAAGCACGGGAACCGCGCGGTCAGCAGCGCCTGCGGGAGCGCGGACGTCCTGGAGGCCCTGGGGCTTCCCCCGGATGCGGAGCCCGCGCGGGTGCAGGAGGCCATCGAACGGATCGGCCTCGGGTTCCTCTTCGCGCCCCGGTTCCACCCTGCCATGCGGCACGCGGTGGGGCCACGGCGGGAGATCGGAATCCGCACCATCTTCAACGTTCTGGGCCCCCTTACCAACCCCGCGGGTGCCCGGCGGCAGGTGATCGGGGTGTACGATCCGCGGCTTGTGGAGCCCGTTGCCCTCGTGGCCCGGGAGCTCGGGACGGAGCACGCGTACGTGGTGCACGGGGACGGCCTGGACGAGCTCACCACCACGGGTCCCACGTGGGTGGCGGAGGTACGGGACGGGCACGTGCGCACCTTCCAGCTAGAGCCAGAGGAGGTGGGGCTCCCTCGGGCATCACGGGAGGCCCTCCGGGGCGGTGACGCCCGGCACAACGCGCGGCTGGTGGAGCGCGTCCTACAGGGGGAGCGAGGGCCCTGCCGGGACGTGGTGCTGCTGAACGCGGCCGCGGCGCTGGTGGCCGCGGGGGCCGCGGAGGACCTGCGGGAGGGAATCCTCCGGGCCGGAGAGGCCATCGATTCCGGGGCGGCACAGGCGAAGCTGGAGGCCCTGCGGGCGTACTTCGGGGCTCAGGCCGGAGCTGCGGGATGAGCATCCTCCAGGAGATCGTGCGGCACAAGCGGCGGGAGCTCGCACAGGCACAGGCCGCCTGCCCCGAGGCAGAGATGAGGGCCCGGGCCCTCTCCGCCCCCCCTCCCCGGGACTTCGCCGCGGCGCTGCGCGGGCGGGGAATCGCGGTGATTGCGGAGCTGAAGGCCGCCTCGCCCTCCGCGGGCGTGATCCGGCAGGAGCTGGATCCCGCGGCCCTGGCCCGGGCGTATGCGGCGGGCGGCGCGGATGCCCTCTCCGTCCTCACGGATCGCCGGTATTTCCGGGGGGATCCGGAGCATCTGCGAATCGCCCGAGCGGTCAGCGGGCTTCCCGTGCTCCGGAAGGACTTCACCCTGGAGCGCTACCACGTGGTCGAGGCACGGGCCGTGGGCGCGGATGCGGTGCTGCTCATCGCCGGCATCCTGGACTTGAGGCAGCTTCGGGAGCTCCGGGAGCTCGCGGAGGAGTTGGGGATGACGGCGGTGGTGGAGGTGCACACGGAGGAGGAGGTGGAGCGCGCCCTGCACAGCGGAGCCCGCATCATCGGGATCAACAACCGCGACCTCCGCACCTTCCGGGTGGACCTGGAGACCACCTTCCGGCTTCGGCCCCGGATCCCGGAGGGGATCCTGGTGGTGAGCGAGAGCGGCATC belongs to Armatimonadota bacterium and includes:
- a CDS encoding aminodeoxychorismate/anthranilate synthase component II is translated as MILVVDNYDSFAYNLVQYLGELGAEVTVYRNDAISVGEIARLQPEAIVISPGPCTPNEAGVSNDVLRELSDRIPVLGVCLGHQCIGQCFGGRVGLAPQPVHGKTSRIVHDGRTIFRGLPSPFVATRYHSLVVYEEGLPDVLEVSARNEEGLVMGLRHRHRPVEGVQFHPESILTEHGKALLGNFLSLVRDWHRTGKWGVPEGGG
- the trpD gene encoding anthranilate phosphoribosyltransferase — protein: MIQEAIRKTVEGISLSAEEAERVMGEIMDGEATPAQIAALVVALRMKGETVEEMSGFARAMRVRAQRITPRVSVLVDTCGTGGDGAHTFNISTTTAFVVAGCGVAVAKHGNRAVSSACGSADVLEALGLPPDAEPARVQEAIERIGLGFLFAPRFHPAMRHAVGPRREIGIRTIFNVLGPLTNPAGARRQVIGVYDPRLVEPVALVARELGTEHAYVVHGDGLDELTTTGPTWVAEVRDGHVRTFQLEPEEVGLPRASREALRGGDARHNARLVERVLQGERGPCRDVVLLNAAAALVAAGAAEDLREGILRAGEAIDSGAAQAKLEALRAYFGAQAGAAG
- the trpC gene encoding indole-3-glycerol phosphate synthase TrpC gives rise to the protein MSILQEIVRHKRRELAQAQAACPEAEMRARALSAPPPRDFAAALRGRGIAVIAELKAASPSAGVIRQELDPAALARAYAAGGADALSVLTDRRYFRGDPEHLRIARAVSGLPVLRKDFTLERYHVVEARAVGADAVLLIAGILDLRQLRELRELAEELGMTAVVEVHTEEEVERALHSGARIIGINNRDLRTFRVDLETTFRLRPRIPEGILVVSESGIEHPEQVRALQAVGVDAVLVGTALAAAADPEAKLRALRPGHV